TCATCGCGCACGCCCAGCATCTCGGCAATGATCCGCATGGGTACGGGCACGGCCAGTTCACGAACGAATTCTCCATGGTCGCGGTTGCCCAGCGCGTCGATGGCATCGTCGGCAAAGGTGCGTGCCCGTTCGCCGAGACCCGAAACCATGCGCGGTGTGAACGCACTATTTACGAGGCTTCGGTGACGCTGATGCGGCTCGCCATCCATGGCCTGCATCGAGAAGTGCGCTTCGAAGGCATGCCATGCGCCCTTGGGTTCCGAGGAAAAACGCGCCGGCTCGCGCGACACTTCGCGAAGGTCTGCATGGCGAGTGATCAACCACCACTCATTTTTCTCGTCCCAATGCACGGGATCCTCGCGGCGCAATTTTGCGAGCGCTGCGTCACGACGGGCGCGATCGTGGGTCGGGGCCATCACGTCATAGGGCTCGTTCATGGAAACCGATTGTATTGCCACGATCAGAGCGGCAAGGGAACCGATTTGCCGCATGGGTGTTTCCCGCAAGATTCCAGTCATGATTTCCGGCTGGCCGAGATGGCACGCTCATGCGGCATCATCTTGTCCCTGCGGGAAGTTTTACGGATGTATGCTGATGAGATAATTGATATTTCATGAGCGAAGAACGCCGTGGTGCGATGCGTCCGGGAGATCAGACGATCTTTGATCGATCACCAGCGACCCTGTCGACGCATTTTCATTATTGGGGTCGGGTAGAGGCGCCTCCGATGCACTCGCCGCTCTACACCGAGTTGAGCTATGGCGTGGCGACCGATGCAGACCTTTTGAAGATTGCTGCCCATACCGGTCCGGCCCAGCCGGCACCGAATAATTTATTTGCCGGCGTCCAATATCTTCTGCTGCAGGGAGCGGATCATTCGTTGCGCCGACACTATCCGGTCCTGAGCGGGAGCGAGCGTCCGATGGAGCCCGCGTTTCCCGAGTTTCGCGACTTTTGTCTTGCGCATCGCGCGGAACTGGAAGTGCTGGTCGCCGAGCGCCGCACCCAGACCAACGCTGTGCGCCGGTCGGCGGCACTACGCCCGGCGTTCGCGGTTCTGGCGCAGGAGGAAGCCCGCAGTCTGGCGCTGATCGAGGTGGGCACCAGTGCCGGTCTCAATCTGCTTTGGGACCACTACCGGATCGAGTATCAGATGCGCTCGGGCCGCAATCAAATCGCCGGGCCGCAAGACTCCACAGTGCACATTCATGCCGACGCCGATGGTCCTCTTCCCGATGTGGGCGCCAGCGTGCCGGTGTCCAGTCGCATGGGTATCGACACCAACCCGATCGATATTGATGACAAGGATGCGATTTGCTGGCTGCATGCGCTGATTTTCCCCGAGCATGTCGAGCGGTACGGGTGGTTGGATCGAGCGCTGGAGATCGCGCGCGAGCACCGCCCGCGTGTGGTTGCCGCAGACGTCATAGACGTGATCGAAGGCGAGATCGAAGCCTGTCCCTCGGATGCGATACCGGTCGTCTTCGCCACGCTCGTTCTCTATCAGTTTCCGAAAGACGCATTGGAGCGGTTTCTCGGTGCCCTGGATCGCGCCGCCCGCAAAAGGTCTTTCTGGATGCTGTCGATGGAACCGGACGGCGCGGGTTCATGCGATTTGATGGCGATTCGCTTCGCCGCGGGCCGGCGTGTCGTCCGCAAACTAGCCGATGTCCATCCGCACGGTTGGTCGATTGTATGGAGTGACGAGAAGGATGTGGGTGGCTCTGTCGGCGGCGATGCCCGTGGCCTCTGGGATCTGGTCCCGGCTACGACATGAAACGGCTGCGTTGCTGGTCTATGTGATCGACGACCTCGCCGACGGACACGCCCAACCGCAATATTCGCGCCGGGTCGTGACCCGGCTTTCGTTCCAGGCTGGACTGGGGGATCATTCTCAGATCGCGCAATTGGGCGTATTGCGGTCGGCCTCGTTCTCCGTAAACTCTGCGGGTGAGCCAGCACCCAAAAGCATTACATCCAACAAGGCAGGTTCTGGCGATCGGGCCGGTGCGGCTTTTTTTGCTGGCTCGATTCGCGACAGTATTCGGGCGTGCGCTGATCGCCGCGATGCTCTCCTATCATTTGTTTGTCGTCACCGACTCTTATGCGGTGCTCGGCTTTCTCGGTCTGGTCGAATTTCTGCCGGTGATTCCGGTTTCGCTGCTTGCGGGTGTGGTGGCCGACCGTATGGACCGCCGTCGTCTGCTTATCGCCGCAGCCTTAGCTGGCGCCTTGGGCTGTGCAACACTGACTTGGGTGGCCTGGTATCACTCGGATTCCGTGATGGCCCTGTTGCTGGTAGCCTTTTTTCTGGCGATTGTCGTCGGTGTTTCGCGCCCGGCAGGAAGCGCGCTCCTGCCTAATCTGGTGCCCCATGGGATTTTCCAGAACGCGGCCGTCCTGGAGTCTTGCGTGCTGCAGATGGCGCTCATTACCGGACCGGTAGCGATGGGCTTTCTGGTGGCGCGGCTCGGTTTCGTGGGGCCTTACGCTTTGGCCACAGGCTGCTATTTGGTCGCGATCGGCGCCCTTTCATTCTTGCGTTCGCCTCCGGTTGTCGGCGAACGCAGCGAGGTTTCCTGGGCCGCCATGCGGGAGGGTGTCCGCTTTGTTCGCCACCACCAGCCGATTCTCGGCTCGATTACGCTCGATATGTTTGCCGTGATCTTCGCCGGTGCGACGGCTCTCCTGCCCGTCTATGCCGAGGAGATCCTGCAAGTGGGTCCGGAAGGCTACGGCCTCTTGCGCGCGGCTATGGCGGTCGGCGCTTTTTCGACGGCCTTGTTTCTGATGACCGCGCGACCCTTTGCACGGCCGGGAGCCGCACTTCTTGTCGCAGTGTTTCTATTCGGCGTTGCTACAATCGTGTTCGGCCTTTCGCGGTCGTTGCCTCTTTCGATTGCTGCTTTTGTGGTCGCGGGCATGGCGGATCAGGTCAGCGTCACGGCTCGTACGGTGATTCTCCAGCTCTCAACCCCCGATGCATTACGCGGGCGGGTCAATGCCGTGAACTTCATCTTTATCGGCGCCTCCAACGAGCTTGGTGATGCCGAGTCGGGCTTTCTCGCCTCATTGACTACAGCGACCTTCTCGGTCGTGGCAGGAGGGTTTGCGTGCCTTGGGGTCTGGGGCGTTGTGCTCTGGCGGTTGCCGGAGCTGCCCGGCTGGCGTCCCCCGGAGGCCCCGGAGGCGTCTCGATCGACGTGAATTAGGTGAGGTAGGGACGGCAACTTCCCATGGGGCGAACGAATTGATTGCTCTACTGCGAGGGGAGTGATTGTGTCGACTGACTTGGTGACTCGGGAGGTACGGAATGCAGATCGTAAACAAGCAGACTGGTTGGTTGGTGGCGGTATGCCTTTTGGTAGCCGCGTGCAGTTCGAGCACACAGGAGATCAGCGTTCGAGAGATCGTGGAAGACCTGTCCACCGACGAAATGCTCGGGCGTGACAACCAATCGACAGGGGCAGCTTTGGCGCGTACGTTTCTCGTTCGGGAACTCGATCGGTTTGCCGATCCCATTGCACCCGAGGCGACCGGCGAGGCCCGTTATGAGCAGGAGTTCGATAGCGGGACCAACCTGCTGGCGATCATTCCCGGTACAGATCTTGCCGATGAGTATATTATTATCGGAGCGCACTATGACGGTGTTGGTAACGACTGCGAAAAAGAAAATTGTCAGGATGCGACCGACGAGGATCTGATTTTCAACGCCGCAACGGACAATGCGACGGCGGTGGCCATCGCGATCGATATCGT
This is a stretch of genomic DNA from Candidatus Binatia bacterium. It encodes these proteins:
- a CDS encoding MFS transporter gives rise to the protein MSQHPKALHPTRQVLAIGPVRLFLLARFATVFGRALIAAMLSYHLFVVTDSYAVLGFLGLVEFLPVIPVSLLAGVVADRMDRRRLLIAAALAGALGCATLTWVAWYHSDSVMALLLVAFFLAIVVGVSRPAGSALLPNLVPHGIFQNAAVLESCVLQMALITGPVAMGFLVARLGFVGPYALATGCYLVAIGALSFLRSPPVVGERSEVSWAAMREGVRFVRHHQPILGSITLDMFAVIFAGATALLPVYAEEILQVGPEGYGLLRAAMAVGAFSTALFLMTARPFARPGAALLVAVFLFGVATIVFGLSRSLPLSIAAFVVAGMADQVSVTARTVILQLSTPDALRGRVNAVNFIFIGASNELGDAESGFLASLTTATFSVVAGGFACLGVWGVVLWRLPELPGWRPPEAPEASRST
- a CDS encoding DUF2332 domain-containing protein, which gives rise to MSEERRGAMRPGDQTIFDRSPATLSTHFHYWGRVEAPPMHSPLYTELSYGVATDADLLKIAAHTGPAQPAPNNLFAGVQYLLLQGADHSLRRHYPVLSGSERPMEPAFPEFRDFCLAHRAELEVLVAERRTQTNAVRRSAALRPAFAVLAQEEARSLALIEVGTSAGLNLLWDHYRIEYQMRSGRNQIAGPQDSTVHIHADADGPLPDVGASVPVSSRMGIDTNPIDIDDKDAICWLHALIFPEHVERYGWLDRALEIAREHRPRVVAADVIDVIEGEIEACPSDAIPVVFATLVLYQFPKDALERFLGALDRAARKRSFWMLSMEPDGAGSCDLMAIRFAAGRRVVRKLADVHPHGWSIVWSDEKDVGGSVGGDARGLWDLVPATT